From a region of the Neodiprion fabricii isolate iyNeoFabr1 chromosome 7, iyNeoFabr1.1, whole genome shotgun sequence genome:
- the LOC124186192 gene encoding THAP domain-containing protein 1-like isoform X1: MQRLCQHTKYLLIIFNEYYNVRIVFPVKDVLRLQQWLKEMKRKDWKPNRNSTLCSAHFTNDCFDRTGFLITLKKNSVPTIFDNPKSECSSCHRLREYGRGYSFFKFPLDEPDIMKQWIANFNIGPWSPSSDSFLCSDHFEPSCFQKKSKNYITLRKGSIPTLFGKNLQQTEFQDESDRPTTVNVTKLHEHLHICT, translated from the exons ATGCAGAGGTTATGTCAGCATACGAAGTATttactaattatatttaacgAGTATTATAACGTACGAATCGT ATTTCCCGTGAAAGATGTGTTGCGCCTTCAGCAGTGgttaaaagaaatgaaaaggaaGGACTGGAAGCCAAACCGAAATAGCACATTGTGTTCAGCTCATTTTACAAATGACTGCTTTGATAGGACAGGATTCCTAATTACATTGAAAAAGAACAGTGTACCAACTATATTTGACAACCCAAAATCAGAGTGTTCATCTTGTCACCGATTAAGGGAATATGGACGTGGCTATTCATTCTTCAA GTTCCCATTGGATGAACCTGATATTATGAAGCAGTGGATCGCAAATTTTAACATTGGACCGTGGTCTCCATCAAGTGATAGCTTTCTGTGTTCCGACCACTTTGAACCCTCTTGCTTtcagaagaaaagtaaaaattatataacttTACGAAAAGGCAGTATCCCAACGTTATTTG GTAAAAACTTGCAGCAGACCGAATTTCAGGATGAATCCGATCGGCCCACCACAGTGAATGTAACCAAATTACATGAGCACCTACACATTTGTACCTGA
- the LOC124186192 gene encoding uncharacterized protein LOC124186192 isoform X3 has translation MQRLCQHTKYLLIIFNEYYNVRIVFPVKDVLRLQQWLKEMKRKDWKPNRNSTLCSAHFTNDCFDRTGFLITLKKNSVPTIFDNPKSECSSCHRLREYGRGYSFFKFPLDEPDIMKQWIANFNIGPWSPSSDSFLCSDHFEPSCFQKKSKNYITLRKGSIPTLFADRISG, from the exons ATGCAGAGGTTATGTCAGCATACGAAGTATttactaattatatttaacgAGTATTATAACGTACGAATCGT ATTTCCCGTGAAAGATGTGTTGCGCCTTCAGCAGTGgttaaaagaaatgaaaaggaaGGACTGGAAGCCAAACCGAAATAGCACATTGTGTTCAGCTCATTTTACAAATGACTGCTTTGATAGGACAGGATTCCTAATTACATTGAAAAAGAACAGTGTACCAACTATATTTGACAACCCAAAATCAGAGTGTTCATCTTGTCACCGATTAAGGGAATATGGACGTGGCTATTCATTCTTCAA GTTCCCATTGGATGAACCTGATATTATGAAGCAGTGGATCGCAAATTTTAACATTGGACCGTGGTCTCCATCAAGTGATAGCTTTCTGTGTTCCGACCACTTTGAACCCTCTTGCTTtcagaagaaaagtaaaaattatataacttTACGAAAAGGCAGTATCCCAACGTTATTTG CAGACCGAATTTCAGGATGA
- the LOC124186192 gene encoding uncharacterized protein LOC124186192 isoform X4, translated as MQRLCQHTKYLLIIFNEYYNVRIVFPVKDVLRLQQWLKEMKRKDWKPNRNSTLCSAHFTNDCFDRTGFLITLKKNSVPTIFDNPKSECSSCHRLREYGRGYSFFKFPLDEPDIMKQWIANFNIGPWSPSSDSFLCSDHFEPSCFQKKSKNYITLRKGSIPTLFAPL; from the exons ATGCAGAGGTTATGTCAGCATACGAAGTATttactaattatatttaacgAGTATTATAACGTACGAATCGT ATTTCCCGTGAAAGATGTGTTGCGCCTTCAGCAGTGgttaaaagaaatgaaaaggaaGGACTGGAAGCCAAACCGAAATAGCACATTGTGTTCAGCTCATTTTACAAATGACTGCTTTGATAGGACAGGATTCCTAATTACATTGAAAAAGAACAGTGTACCAACTATATTTGACAACCCAAAATCAGAGTGTTCATCTTGTCACCGATTAAGGGAATATGGACGTGGCTATTCATTCTTCAA GTTCCCATTGGATGAACCTGATATTATGAAGCAGTGGATCGCAAATTTTAACATTGGACCGTGGTCTCCATCAAGTGATAGCTTTCTGTGTTCCGACCACTTTGAACCCTCTTGCTTtcagaagaaaagtaaaaattatataacttTACGAAAAGGCAGTATCCCAACGTTATTTG CTCCACTTTGA
- the LOC124186192 gene encoding THAP domain-containing protein 1-like isoform X2, with protein sequence MQRLCQHTKFPVKDVLRLQQWLKEMKRKDWKPNRNSTLCSAHFTNDCFDRTGFLITLKKNSVPTIFDNPKSECSSCHRLREYGRGYSFFKFPLDEPDIMKQWIANFNIGPWSPSSDSFLCSDHFEPSCFQKKSKNYITLRKGSIPTLFGKNLQQTEFQDESDRPTTVNVTKLHEHLHICT encoded by the exons ATGCAGAGGTTATGTCAGCATACGAA ATTTCCCGTGAAAGATGTGTTGCGCCTTCAGCAGTGgttaaaagaaatgaaaaggaaGGACTGGAAGCCAAACCGAAATAGCACATTGTGTTCAGCTCATTTTACAAATGACTGCTTTGATAGGACAGGATTCCTAATTACATTGAAAAAGAACAGTGTACCAACTATATTTGACAACCCAAAATCAGAGTGTTCATCTTGTCACCGATTAAGGGAATATGGACGTGGCTATTCATTCTTCAA GTTCCCATTGGATGAACCTGATATTATGAAGCAGTGGATCGCAAATTTTAACATTGGACCGTGGTCTCCATCAAGTGATAGCTTTCTGTGTTCCGACCACTTTGAACCCTCTTGCTTtcagaagaaaagtaaaaattatataacttTACGAAAAGGCAGTATCCCAACGTTATTTG GTAAAAACTTGCAGCAGACCGAATTTCAGGATGAATCCGATCGGCCCACCACAGTGAATGTAACCAAATTACATGAGCACCTACACATTTGTACCTGA